From Nocardia sp. NBC_00416:
TCGTATTGCGCTGCGCCGCAGGCGTCCCCGGCCGCGGCGGCCCGCGCCCGCGCCCGGCCGAGGACTGTCACCGCCTGCGGGTCCCGGCGCACGAGGAATAGTTCACAGCCGCAAGCGAACTCGACCGGTGCGGGAAGATCGAGATCGCGGTCGGGGTGGCGGCGCCATCCGGCGTGGGCGTCCGGATCCGTGACGCAAAGGGCGACGCATCGGTCCAGTAGCTGGGCGGCGTCGGCGTATTCGCCCTGGCACAGGCAGATCCAGCTGAGCATGGCCAGCGCTGTGACCCGCAACCCCACCGGTTCCCGGCCTGCGGCGGATATCAGGGCGCGCTCGGTCCACCGGCGGGACTCGCGCAGTGATCCGCTGAAGAACGGCACGCGTAGGGCGATCAGCCCAACGGCGATTTCCAGCCTGTCGGCCGCCGTGTCGGCGTCCCAGGGTTCTCCGTGCACCGCCAGTTCGAGGTTGTCCCACGATGCCCGTGCCCAGTTGAGTAGTTCCGGTTCGTCTGGGCCGAACCACAAGGAGTTCGCTTGCCGGACACGGTCGCGGTAGTACTGTCGGTGCCGGGCCGCCAACAGTTTCCGCTCACCGGTGTCCGCCCGCTGCCGGAGCTGTTGTGCGCCGAACAACCGGAAGTTCTCGAGCAGCGAATACCTTGCCGACTCTGCGGACAGATGCAGCGTGACCAACGATCGATCGACGAGCCGCTCCAGCAACTCCTCGATATCGTCCGGGGCGATGCCGCCGCCCTGGGTATCGGCGCAGACGGCCACGATTGCCGCCAGTTCGGCTCCGGCGCCCTTTCCGGGAATTTTCTCGGGTGCAGGAGTGCGCTCGTGACCCGGTGTGAACGCCGACATTCGTTCGAAAAGCAGACGTTCGGGCTCCTCGCACTGGTCCAGCGACCAAGCGATGACCTCGGCGATTCCCCGATGGCGCGGATGCGAGGCGTGATCTGGATCGGATGCCCAGTCGAGCCGGCTGTCGTCTGGTTCGCCGCTGAGTTCACTCAGGATCGAGGGTAGCGTTCGGCGGGTCATCCGCGCTGCGGCCAGCCGTATGTACAGCGGGTGGTTGTGCAGGTGGCGGCAGATCTGTTCAACAATCGCAATAGAGGCAGGCTCGTCGGTGGGGTGTCCCACGCGCTCGGCTCCCGCCCGGAACAGCGCGACAGCCTCATCCCGCGACAGCGGTGGGACGGGCACCAGGTATTCGTCGACCCAGCCCAACCGCATGCGGCTGGTCGCGACAACAGTCAGTTCGGGAACGGCATCGATCAGATCGGCTGTCACCGAGGCGGCACCGTCGAGGACGTGTTCACAACTGTCGAGCACCAGGACGGGGGGACGCCCGGGTCCCGAGGACCGCTGCAACGTATCGACGATGATTTCCCGTGCCGAACGCGCGGAGAAGTTGGTGCCGACTACCACCCGGGCGACTTCATCCTCGATGGCCGTGGCATCGGCCGCCGCGGGCAAGTGGTCGAGCCGCACCCAATATACCGGCCGGGGATCCCCTGTGAGCTGTGTGAGGGCCTCTGTGACCAGCCGTGTCTTGCCGATCCCGCCTGGACCGATCACGGTGAGCAGTCGGACCGGGTCCGAGAGCAGTGCGGTGATCCGGCGGATTTCCTCCTTCCGTCCCACGAAATCGCCCGCAACCACTGGGGTGGTGGGCGCACCAGGCTCGGGTCGCACCGACATGAGTGTCCACAGTAGCCGCAGTGGGCCATGCCGCTCGGGCTGTACCGATGTATTGCTCCCACCTATACGCCGAAGATCACACCATCGGAACGGTTGAGTTCGGTAGCGATAGAAACCTGGGAGCGTGAATGTCGAGCAGCGGAGTGCGTAGTCGAACCCGGCCGGGTGGCGACTCGGTCATAGCGGGTCCCGGTTTTGAGATCGTCGTCCACGATGCCATGAGCCGGTTCGGTGCTGGCGCAATAGGGCCCGGAGCGGCGCCGCGTTGTCGCCGATCTGACGGCGGCGCAATTGTTTCGGCGCTGCGTCGATCTCGGCGATCGCGGCCCATCGACTCCACATCGTGATGATCCTCGACGAAGTCATCGCCTACCGGCAGTCGCAACGATCCTTTGATTGTCGCTGCCGATCATGCTCGGGCAGCTGGGAGGAGTCTCAATGAGGAAGTCAAGCTGCGAGCGCGACCGGTGGGACGGGGGTGAATTCGCGGTTGTCGCGCAGCAGTGCCCACAGGACACCGACTCGTCGGCGGGCCAGGGCGATGATGGCTTGGACGTGCTTGCATCCCTCGGCGCGTTTCTTCAGGTAGAAGTCGCGGTTGGGTCCGTCGCGGATGATGCTGGTCTGGGCCGACATGTAGAACACCCGCCGCAAGCGGCGACTGTACCGTTTGGGCCGGTGCAGATTGCCGGTCCGCCGGCCCGAGTCACGGGGGACCGGGACCAGCCCGGCGGCCGACGCCAGGTGCCCGGCATCGGTGTAATTGGACAGATCACCGGCGGCGACAACCAGCTCCGCACCCAGGATCGGCCCGATTCCCGGCAGGGACTCGATGATCGCGGCTTGCGGATGACCGTGGAATATCTCACGGATCTGGCTGTCGAGCTGCTTGAGCCGGTCGTCCAGGGCGAGGATCTGCTTGGCCAGGTCTGCGACGATCTGCCCGGCGGCGTCCTCGCCGGGCAGTGTGGTGTGCTGGGCCTGAGCCGCTTGCACGGCGGTGTCGGCAACGGTGTCCGCGGCGCGGACACTGCGGTTGGCCAGCCAGGCCGTGAGCCGGGTCCGGCCGCGCCGTCGGATCGCGGCCGGAGTCTGATAGCCGGTCAGCAAGACCAGCGCGCCCTTGTGGCTGCTGTAGTCGAAAGCCCGTTCCAGAGCGGGGAAAATGCTGGTCAACACGTCCCGCAGCCGGTTGATCATCCGGACCCGATCGGCCACCAGGTCGGTGCGGTAGGCAGTCAGCA
This genomic window contains:
- a CDS encoding ATP-binding protein; its protein translation is MRPEPGAPTTPVVAGDFVGRKEEIRRITALLSDPVRLLTVIGPGGIGKTRLVTEALTQLTGDPRPVYWVRLDHLPAAADATAIEDEVARVVVGTNFSARSAREIIVDTLQRSSGPGRPPVLVLDSCEHVLDGAASVTADLIDAVPELTVVATSRMRLGWVDEYLVPVPPLSRDEAVALFRAGAERVGHPTDEPASIAIVEQICRHLHNHPLYIRLAAARMTRRTLPSILSELSGEPDDSRLDWASDPDHASHPRHRGIAEVIAWSLDQCEEPERLLFERMSAFTPGHERTPAPEKIPGKGAGAELAAIVAVCADTQGGGIAPDDIEELLERLVDRSLVTLHLSAESARYSLLENFRLFGAQQLRQRADTGERKLLAARHRQYYRDRVRQANSLWFGPDEPELLNWARASWDNLELAVHGEPWDADTAADRLEIAVGLIALRVPFFSGSLRESRRWTERALISAAGREPVGLRVTALAMLSWICLCQGEYADAAQLLDRCVALCVTDPDAHAGWRRHPDRDLDLPAPVEFACGCELFLVRRDPQAVTVLGRARARAAAAGDACGAAQYELFEGLAAAFLAEPERALPITRRHLDNATRVGARWSRSWAELALAIALARCGEPAESLTLARRALADQLEMRDKWGTLWAVHICAWALAGTLRTFHGSAREAGELEVRYATEIARLLGGAATLRTRLGVRLDNLGPFATETGAAAETARNMLRHAAFNAAEQDGAALRPELDEIEQVALGTLSMDRLPADHPASRQRPSRWHELSPAEQDVAILAAAGWTNTAIADRRGSSIRTVDAQTAAVLHKLLISTRGDITALVPPDHRDTVAAEAARRPRRSRRRTPGSSAR
- a CDS encoding IS110 family transposase is translated as MNQQRPRAWAGVDAGKGHHWVAVVDETGATLWSKKIINDESAILTALGEICGLAEEVHWAVDISGSSSALLLALLAAHGHQAVYVPGRTVNRMSGAYRGEAKTDARDAYVIAETARHRNDFTAIEVPAQLAADLALLTAYRTDLVADRVRMINRLRDVLTSIFPALERAFDYSSHKGALVLLTGYQTPAAIRRRGRTRLTAWLANRSVRAADTVADTAVQAAQAQHTTLPGEDAAGQIVADLAKQILALDDRLKQLDSQIREIFHGHPQAAIIESLPGIGPILGAELVVAAGDLSNYTDAGHLASAAGLVPVPRDSGRRTGNLHRPKRYSRRLRRVFYMSAQTSIIRDGPNRDFYLKKRAEGCKHVQAIIALARRRVGVLWALLRDNREFTPVPPVALAA